In Emcibacter sp. SYSU 3D8, one DNA window encodes the following:
- a CDS encoding DUF1491 family protein has protein sequence MSQPRLNAKFWVQAYIRLCEISAIPAMVVRHGDDTAGTVLIKLYQHGIGSTVFERTVDMDGNRAWLRATGPDPIPDHEADAFIAKQAKFDPDLWVVEVESRDGSHLLDDPII, from the coding sequence CTGAGCCAGCCGCGCCTCAACGCCAAATTCTGGGTCCAGGCATATATCAGGCTGTGCGAGATCAGCGCCATTCCCGCCATGGTCGTCCGCCACGGTGACGACACGGCGGGCACGGTGCTGATCAAGCTCTATCAGCACGGCATCGGCTCGACCGTGTTCGAACGCACGGTCGACATGGATGGCAACCGGGCGTGGCTGCGCGCCACGGGGCCGGACCCGATCCCGGACCACGAGGCCGACGCCTTCATCGCCAAACAGGCGAAGTTCGATCCGGACCTGTGGGTAGTCGAGGTCGAATCCCGCGACGGGAGCCATCTTCTGGACGACCCCATTATCTGA
- a CDS encoding putative quinol monooxygenase — protein MFAQIVKVRVKPGKEMEFAAVGRTMSGVVEANEPETVVYKLFRTEDPLEFIMIEIYQNEAALQAHRDTPHVASVLPRLGGVVDGAPQVQKLYEVEL, from the coding sequence ATGTTCGCACAGATCGTCAAGGTTCGGGTCAAACCGGGCAAGGAAATGGAATTCGCCGCCGTTGGCCGCACCATGAGCGGTGTGGTCGAAGCCAACGAGCCGGAAACGGTGGTCTACAAGCTGTTCCGCACCGAGGACCCGCTGGAGTTCATCATGATCGAAATCTACCAGAACGAAGCGGCGCTCCAGGCGCACCGCGATACGCCGCACGTGGCCTCGGTCCTGCCGCGCCTCGGCGGCGTGGTCGACGGCGCGCCGCAGGTCCAGAAGCTGTACGAGGTCGAGCTCTGA
- a CDS encoding NADP-dependent oxidoreductase: MAETNREWLLVQRPEGEPKASDYQWLESAVPEPGPGEFLVRILYAAMDPAIRGWMDAGGNYAPPIPLGSPVRSVVLGKVVKSNVDAHPVGQIVSGLGAWADYVVAKPGMLGPVPVDWGHDLTTYLHPLGAVGATAYYGLFEIGRLKDGENLLVSGAAGGVGSLVGQMGKIKGCKVVGIAGGAEKCRWLTEELGFDAAIDYRATTDLSGEIGKHFPDGFDVYFENVGGPTLEAAMDNMALHARIAICGMISAYNDSHNPPPGPRNMWNILVKRAHVEGLLVSDYFHRVMPGYEQINDWIKAGKLKFKVDVREGLEHAPDVFNKLFSGSHDGKLLLKISDA; the protein is encoded by the coding sequence ATGGCCGAGACCAATCGTGAATGGCTGCTGGTGCAGCGGCCCGAGGGCGAGCCGAAGGCAAGCGATTACCAGTGGCTCGAGAGCGCGGTGCCCGAACCGGGTCCGGGCGAGTTTCTGGTCCGCATCCTCTATGCCGCAATGGACCCGGCAATTCGCGGCTGGATGGATGCCGGCGGCAATTATGCGCCGCCAATTCCGCTAGGCTCGCCGGTTCGCTCGGTGGTGCTCGGCAAGGTGGTCAAGTCGAACGTCGACGCCCATCCGGTCGGTCAGATCGTCTCCGGCCTGGGCGCCTGGGCCGATTATGTGGTGGCCAAGCCGGGCATGCTCGGCCCCGTGCCCGTCGACTGGGGGCATGATCTCACCACCTATCTGCACCCGCTTGGCGCGGTCGGCGCCACCGCCTATTACGGTCTGTTCGAGATCGGCCGGCTTAAGGATGGCGAGAATCTGCTGGTCTCCGGTGCGGCGGGCGGCGTGGGCTCGCTGGTCGGCCAGATGGGCAAGATCAAGGGGTGCAAGGTGGTCGGCATCGCCGGCGGCGCGGAAAAATGCCGCTGGCTGACCGAGGAACTGGGCTTCGATGCGGCGATCGACTATCGCGCGACCACAGACCTGTCGGGCGAGATCGGCAAACACTTCCCGGATGGTTTCGACGTCTATTTCGAGAATGTCGGCGGGCCGACCCTCGAGGCGGCCATGGACAACATGGCGCTACACGCCCGCATCGCCATCTGCGGCATGATCTCGGCCTACAATGACAGCCACAATCCGCCGCCCGGTCCGCGCAACATGTGGAATATCCTGGTCAAGCGCGCCCACGTGGAAGGGTTGCTGGTGTCGGATTATTTCCACCGGGTCATGCCCGGCTACGAGCAGATCAACGACTGGATCAAGGCCGGCAAGCTGAAGTTCAAGGTCGACGTCCGTGAGGGCCTCGAGCATGCGCCGGACGTATTCAACAAGCTGTTCAGCGGCAGCCACGACGGCAAGCTGCTGCTGAAGATCAGCGACGCCTGA
- a CDS encoding EthD domain-containing protein: MLKLTFCLRRQDHLSREEFQRYWYENHGRLGQRLMQHIGMVRYVQTHTSDNPLNKLFVDDRGAPEPYDGVAEAWWPSLEFLQERMQDPAAQAAMAEAVEDEARFIDFARSPIWLGEERVIIDNGKPVPY, from the coding sequence ATGCTCAAACTCACCTTCTGCCTGCGGCGGCAGGACCATCTCAGCCGCGAGGAATTCCAGCGCTATTGGTACGAAAACCACGGCCGGCTCGGCCAGCGGCTGATGCAGCACATCGGCATGGTCCGCTACGTGCAGACCCACACCTCCGACAATCCGCTCAACAAATTGTTTGTCGACGACCGCGGCGCGCCCGAGCCCTATGACGGCGTCGCCGAGGCATGGTGGCCCAGCCTGGAGTTCCTGCAGGAGCGGATGCAGGACCCGGCGGCGCAGGCCGCCATGGCCGAGGCGGTCGAGGACGAGGCGCGGTTCATCGATTTCGCCCGCTCGCCGATCTGGCTGGGTGAGGAGCGCGTGATCATCGACAACGGCAAGCCTGTTCCTTATTGA
- a CDS encoding VOC family protein — translation MAMPSERKIFQDAWVVDDLMAACNRWIKFYGVGPFYITQNLTIGNVQYRGAPGELRMSVALAQAGDVQIELIEQHSDSNSAYRDMYAKGQHGFHHCCVWSSDYDSDMKAYPAAGYPATTYGGGDGSAPRFAYFDARKDFDIFLEIVEPNDAIRASFKRVADAAATWDGKTDPIRINQPDGSYTVP, via the coding sequence ATGGCAATGCCGAGCGAACGCAAGATTTTCCAGGACGCGTGGGTCGTCGACGACCTCATGGCCGCCTGCAACCGCTGGATCAAGTTCTACGGCGTCGGGCCGTTCTACATCACCCAGAACCTCACCATCGGCAACGTGCAGTACCGCGGCGCGCCGGGCGAGTTGCGCATGTCGGTTGCCCTGGCGCAGGCCGGCGACGTGCAGATCGAGCTGATCGAACAGCACAGCGACAGCAACAGCGCCTACCGCGACATGTACGCGAAGGGCCAGCACGGCTTCCACCATTGCTGCGTCTGGAGCAGCGACTACGATTCCGACATGAAAGCCTATCCGGCCGCCGGCTATCCGGCGACGACCTATGGCGGCGGCGACGGCAGCGCGCCGCGTTTCGCCTATTTCGACGCGCGCAAGGACTTCGACATCTTCCTCGAGATCGTCGAGCCCAACGACGCGATCCGCGCCTCGTTCAAACGGGTCGCCGATGCCGCCGCCACCTGGGACGGCAAGACCGACCCGATCCGCATCAACCAGCCGGACGGCAGCTACACGGTTCCCTGA
- a CDS encoding TIGR03620 family F420-dependent LLM class oxidoreductase, whose amino-acid sequence MNLGRRSVWAGLDGYTAKEAAGFARRLEDWGYGTLWIPEGLGREPLSLAAWLLANTRTLTIATGITNIYGRDARTAKVAQMALNEQSGGRFLLGLGVSHKPLVEGFRGHSYGKPIAAMTGYLGAMAQVQYMAPAPAATPKTVIAALGPKMLEVARDKADGAHPYLVTPEHTAGARRILGAGKLLCPEQKVVLETDPAKAREIARKGIAIYLDLPNYRNNLVRLGFSDADLDKGGSDTLVDAIVAWGDASAINERIEAHLDAGADQVCIQALSDDGRADEKALAALAKG is encoded by the coding sequence ATGAATCTCGGCAGGCGCTCGGTCTGGGCAGGACTCGACGGCTACACCGCCAAGGAAGCCGCCGGCTTTGCCCGTCGGCTGGAGGACTGGGGCTACGGCACGCTGTGGATTCCCGAAGGCCTGGGCCGCGAACCACTGTCGCTGGCGGCCTGGCTGCTGGCGAACACGAGGACGCTGACGATCGCCACCGGCATCACCAACATCTACGGCCGGGACGCGCGCACCGCGAAAGTGGCGCAGATGGCGCTCAACGAGCAGTCGGGCGGACGGTTCCTGCTGGGACTGGGCGTGTCGCACAAGCCGCTGGTGGAGGGCTTCCGGGGCCACAGCTATGGCAAGCCCATCGCGGCGATGACCGGCTATCTCGGCGCCATGGCGCAGGTCCAGTACATGGCGCCCGCGCCGGCCGCGACGCCAAAGACGGTGATCGCGGCGCTGGGCCCGAAGATGCTGGAAGTGGCGCGCGACAAGGCCGACGGCGCCCATCCCTACCTCGTCACGCCGGAGCATACCGCCGGGGCGCGGCGTATCCTGGGTGCCGGCAAGCTGCTGTGCCCGGAACAGAAGGTGGTGCTGGAGACCGATCCGGCGAAGGCCCGGGAGATCGCCCGAAAAGGCATCGCCATCTACCTGGACCTGCCGAACTACCGCAACAACCTGGTGCGGCTGGGTTTCTCGGACGCCGACCTGGACAAGGGCGGCTCGGACACGCTGGTGGACGCGATCGTGGCGTGGGGCGACGCGTCGGCGATCAACGAGCGCATCGAGGCCCATCTGGACGCCGGTGCCGATCAGGTCTGCATCCAGG